From the Xiphophorus maculatus strain JP 163 A chromosome 20, X_maculatus-5.0-male, whole genome shotgun sequence genome, one window contains:
- the barx1 gene encoding homeobox protein BarH-like 1 codes for MQHPLDMGAHYYPPDVQPDHRTHRYRSFMIEEILTDHPEHKTSAPAGELLKFGVQALLSARPFHSQLVLKADQANLLKFPLSPLSCTLGSALGSPLLSAAPGLQVGPAGHHLPLDLHLRGKLEHGADGGGKSKKGRRSRTVFTELQLMGLEKRFEKQKYLSTPDRIDLAESLGLSQLQVKTWYQNRRMKWKKIVLQGGGLESPTKPKGRPKKNSIPSSEQLSEQERPAGDADRQSEGSSSHFENTQEE; via the exons ATGCAGCACCCGCTGGACATGGGCGCCCACTACTACCCGCCCGACGTCCAGCCGGACCACAGGACTCACCGCTACAGGAGTTTCATGATAGAGGAAATTCTGACGGATCACCCGGAGCACAAAACGTCAGCGCCGGCCGGAGAGCTGCTCAAGTTCGGGGTGCAGGCTCTTCTGTCCGCCCGGCCGTTTCACAGTCAGCTGG TGCTAAAAGCCGACCAGGCGAACCTCCTCAAGTTCCCCTTGTCCCCGCTGTCCTGCACGCTGGGCTCCGCGCTCGGCTCCCCGCTTCTGTCCGCCGCTCCGGGCCTGCAGGTCGGACCCGCCGGCCACCACCTGCCGCTTGACCTGCACCTGCGCGGGAAGCTGGAGCACGGAGCCGACGGCGGCGGGAAGAGCAAGAAGGGCCGGCGGAGTCGCACCGTGTTCACCGAGCTGCAGCTGATGGGCCTGGAGAAGCGCTTCGAGAAGCAGAAGTACCTCTCCACCCCGGACAG AATAGATTTGGCCGAGTCTTTGGGCCTCAGTCAGCTGCAAGTGAAAACCTGGTACCAGAACAGGAGgatgaaatggaagaaaatt GTTCTACAGGGAGGAGGGCTGGAGTCCCCCACCAAGCCAAAAGGCCGACCAAAGAAGAACTCCATCCCCAGCAGCGAGCAGCTCTCTGAGCAGGAACGACCTGCTGGCGACGCCGACCGTCAGTCCGAGGGGTCAAGCTCTCACTTCGAGAACACACAGGAAGAGTGA